Proteins from one Clostridia bacterium genomic window:
- the ftsY gene encoding signal recognition particle-docking protein FtsY, with the protein MAGFFSKLFKKGQEDEQQEEFVEESEEQLSDEEIEAMLLEEEEELQETELEDIEEPEQVIQEEMEEEIEEEAEEGKGSFFTRLKDGLFKTRKNITDKINDVLSNFKSVDEELFEELEEILITSDVGVSTTLKILENLRKSVKEKNIKDPADVKGLLKQEILNIMGESGEKLGLNTPEVILVIGVNGVGKTTSIGKIASKMKKSGKKVVIAAADTFRAAAIDQLEIWGSRIGVEVIKHQEGSDPAAVIFDAVNSAKSKKADVLICDTAGRLHNKKNLMEELKKISRVIEREYPEAYKETLLVLDATTGQNAISQAKLFKEVADINGLILTKLDGTAKGGIIIAIKSELDIPVKLIGVGEKVNDLQEFVASDFVDALFEE; encoded by the coding sequence ATGGCAGGATTTTTTTCTAAGTTATTCAAGAAGGGACAAGAGGATGAGCAGCAGGAGGAATTTGTTGAAGAATCAGAGGAGCAGCTTTCTGATGAAGAAATAGAGGCGATGCTTCTGGAAGAAGAAGAAGAGCTTCAGGAGACTGAGCTTGAGGATATAGAAGAACCGGAACAGGTTATTCAAGAAGAGATGGAAGAGGAAATAGAAGAAGAAGCTGAGGAAGGCAAGGGTTCATTTTTTACTAGACTGAAGGATGGACTATTCAAGACCAGGAAGAACATCACAGATAAGATTAATGATGTGCTGTCCAATTTCAAGAGCGTTGATGAAGAGCTTTTCGAAGAGCTGGAGGAAATACTTATAACCTCAGATGTTGGGGTTTCTACAACCTTAAAGATTCTGGAAAACCTGAGGAAAAGCGTAAAAGAAAAGAACATAAAAGACCCCGCTGATGTGAAGGGTCTGCTAAAGCAGGAAATACTTAATATTATGGGAGAAAGTGGCGAAAAACTTGGGTTAAATACTCCGGAAGTAATACTTGTGATCGGTGTCAATGGAGTAGGCAAGACCACTTCCATAGGGAAAATAGCCTCAAAAATGAAGAAATCAGGTAAGAAGGTTGTTATAGCAGCAGCAGACACCTTCAGGGCTGCAGCCATAGATCAGCTTGAGATATGGGGCAGCAGGATAGGTGTTGAGGTTATAAAGCATCAGGAAGGCTCTGATCCGGCAGCTGTTATATTTGATGCAGTCAACTCAGCAAAATCAAAAAAAGCTGATGTGCTGATATGTGATACGGCTGGAAGACTGCACAACAAGAAAAACCTCATGGAAGAGCTGAAAAAGATCTCAAGAGTAATTGAAAGGGAATATCCTGAGGCTTATAAGGAGACACTGCTTGTACTTGATGCCACTACCGGACAAAATGCCATTTCGCAGGCAAAGCTGTTTAAAGAGGTTGCAGATATAAACGGCTTGATACTTACAAAGCTTGATGGCACAGCAAAAGGTGGAATAATTATAGCTATTAAGTCTGAACTTGATATACCGGTCAAGCTTATTGGTGTGGGTGAAAAGGTAAACGATCTTCA